Proteins encoded within one genomic window of Bos indicus x Bos taurus breed Angus x Brahman F1 hybrid chromosome 18, Bos_hybrid_MaternalHap_v2.0, whole genome shotgun sequence:
- the RBM42 gene encoding RNA-binding protein 42 isoform X1, whose protein sequence is MAGAGPAPGLPGAGGPVVPGPGAGIPGKSGEERLKEMEAEMALFEQEVLGAPVTGIPTAVPAVPTVPTVEAMQVPAAPVIRPIIATNTYQQVQQTLEARAAAAATVVPPMVGGPPFVGPVGFGPGDRSHLDSPEAREAMFLRRAAVAPQSATILRPAFVPHVLQRADSALTSAAAGPRPMALRPPHQALVGPPLPGPPGPPMMLPPMARAPGPPLGSMAALRPPLEEPATPRELGLGLGLGLKEKEEAVVAAAAGLEEASAAVAVGAGGAPAGPAVIGPSLPLALAMPLPEPEPLPLPLEVVRGLLPPLRIPELLSLRPRPRPPRPEPPPGLMALEVPEPLSEDKKKGKPEKLKRCIRTAAGSSWEDPSLLEWDADDFRIFCGDLGNEVNDDILARAFSRFPSFLKAKVIRDKRTGKTKGYGFVSFKDPSDYVRAMREMNGKYVGSRPIKLRKSMWKDRNLDVVRKKQKEKKKLGLR, encoded by the exons ATGGCCGGAGCGGGGCCAGCCCCGGGCCTGCCGGGTGCAGGAGGACCCGTGGTTCCGGGTCCTGGTGCCGGCATCCCTGGAAAGAGCGGCGAGGAACGCTTGAAGGAGATGGAGGCGGAGATGGCCCT GTTTGAGCAGGAAGTTCTGGGGGCTCCCGTAACAGGAATCCCAACTGCCGTGCCTGCGGTGCCCACAGTCCCCACGGTTGAAGCGATGCAAGTCCCAGCAGCTCCTGTGATCCGCCCAATTATCGCGACCAACACATACCAGCAG GTCCAACAGACTCTGGAGGCCCGAGCAGCCGCTGCAGCCACAGTGGTTCCTCCCATGGTGGGTGGCCCGCCTTTTGTGGGTCCAG TTGGCTTTGGCCCTGGTGATCGGAGTCACCTGGACAGTCCAGAGGCTCGAGAAGCCATGTTCCTGCGGCGAGCAG CTGTGGCCCCCCAGAGTGCCACTATTCTGCGTCCAGCCTTCGTCCCTCACGTGCTGCAGAGAGCAG ATTCTGCTCTTACCTCTGCAGCAGCTGGGCCCCGCCCTATGGCCTTGCGGCCCCCTCACCAGGCCCTCGTGGGCCCCCCGCTGCCTGGGCCCCCTGGACCACCTATGATGCTGCCACCAATGGCTCGGGCCCCCGGACCGCCCTTGGGCTCCATGGCTGCGCTGAGGCCTCCTCTG GAAGAGCCAGCAACACCCCGAGAGCTGGGCCTAGGCCTGGGGTTGGgcctgaaagagaaggaagaggctgtGGTGGCAGCAGcggctgggctggaggaggctaGTGCAGCAGTGGCGGTGGGAGCCGGGGGCGCCCCAGCTGGCCCTGCAGTCATTGGGCCCAGCCTGCCACTGGCCCTGGCCATGCCTCTGCCTGAGCCTgaacccctgcccctcccactgGAAGTTGTGCGAGGCCTACTGCCCCCACTGCGCATTCCTGAGCTCCTGTCCCTGCGTCCGAGACCCCGGCCACCTCGGCCTGAACCACCCCCTGGCCTCATGGCTCTTGAG GTGCCGGAACCTCTGAGTGAGGACAAGAAGAAAGGGAAACCAGAGAAACTGAAGCGCTGCATTCgcacagcagctgggagcagctgggaggaccccagCCTGCTAGAGTGGGATGCAG ATGACTTCCGGATCTTCTGTGGGGACCTGGGCAACGAGGTGAACGATGACATCTTGGCCCGAGCCTTCAGCCGCTTCCCATCCTTCCTTAAGGCTAAGGTTATTCGCGACAAGCGCACAGGCAAGACCAAGGGTTATGGCTTTGTCAGCTTTAAGGACCCCAGTGACTATGTGCGCGCCATGCGTGAGATGAACG GGAAGTATGTGGGCTCACGCCCCATCAAGCTGCGCAAGAGCATGTGGAAGGACCGGAACCTGGACGTGGTGCGcaagaagcagaaggagaagaagaaattgGGCCTGAGATAG
- the RBM42 gene encoding RNA-binding protein 42 isoform X4, producing the protein MAGAGPAPGLPGAGGPVVPGPGAGIPGKSGEERLKEMEAEMALFEQEVLGAPVTGIPTAVPAVPTVPTVEAMQVPAAPVIRPIIATNTYQQVQQTLEARAAAAATVVPPMVGGPPFVGPVGFGPGDRSHLDSPEAREAMFLRRAAAGPRPMALRPPHQALVGPPLPGPPGPPMMLPPMARAPGPPLGSMAALRPPLEEPATPRELGLGLGLGLKEKEEAVVAAAAGLEEASAAVAVGAGGAPAGPAVIGPSLPLALAMPLPEPEPLPLPLEVVRGLLPPLRIPELLSLRPRPRPPRPEPPPGLMALEVPEPLSEDKKKGKPEKLKRCIRTAAGSSWEDPSLLEWDADDFRIFCGDLGNEVNDDILARAFSRFPSFLKAKVIRDKRTGKTKGYGFVSFKDPSDYVRAMREMNGKYVGSRPIKLRKSMWKDRNLDVVRKKQKEKKKLGLR; encoded by the exons ATGGCCGGAGCGGGGCCAGCCCCGGGCCTGCCGGGTGCAGGAGGACCCGTGGTTCCGGGTCCTGGTGCCGGCATCCCTGGAAAGAGCGGCGAGGAACGCTTGAAGGAGATGGAGGCGGAGATGGCCCT GTTTGAGCAGGAAGTTCTGGGGGCTCCCGTAACAGGAATCCCAACTGCCGTGCCTGCGGTGCCCACAGTCCCCACGGTTGAAGCGATGCAAGTCCCAGCAGCTCCTGTGATCCGCCCAATTATCGCGACCAACACATACCAGCAG GTCCAACAGACTCTGGAGGCCCGAGCAGCCGCTGCAGCCACAGTGGTTCCTCCCATGGTGGGTGGCCCGCCTTTTGTGGGTCCAG TTGGCTTTGGCCCTGGTGATCGGAGTCACCTGGACAGTCCAGAGGCTCGAGAAGCCATGTTCCTGCGGCGAGCAG CAGCTGGGCCCCGCCCTATGGCCTTGCGGCCCCCTCACCAGGCCCTCGTGGGCCCCCCGCTGCCTGGGCCCCCTGGACCACCTATGATGCTGCCACCAATGGCTCGGGCCCCCGGACCGCCCTTGGGCTCCATGGCTGCGCTGAGGCCTCCTCTG GAAGAGCCAGCAACACCCCGAGAGCTGGGCCTAGGCCTGGGGTTGGgcctgaaagagaaggaagaggctgtGGTGGCAGCAGcggctgggctggaggaggctaGTGCAGCAGTGGCGGTGGGAGCCGGGGGCGCCCCAGCTGGCCCTGCAGTCATTGGGCCCAGCCTGCCACTGGCCCTGGCCATGCCTCTGCCTGAGCCTgaacccctgcccctcccactgGAAGTTGTGCGAGGCCTACTGCCCCCACTGCGCATTCCTGAGCTCCTGTCCCTGCGTCCGAGACCCCGGCCACCTCGGCCTGAACCACCCCCTGGCCTCATGGCTCTTGAG GTGCCGGAACCTCTGAGTGAGGACAAGAAGAAAGGGAAACCAGAGAAACTGAAGCGCTGCATTCgcacagcagctgggagcagctgggaggaccccagCCTGCTAGAGTGGGATGCAG ATGACTTCCGGATCTTCTGTGGGGACCTGGGCAACGAGGTGAACGATGACATCTTGGCCCGAGCCTTCAGCCGCTTCCCATCCTTCCTTAAGGCTAAGGTTATTCGCGACAAGCGCACAGGCAAGACCAAGGGTTATGGCTTTGTCAGCTTTAAGGACCCCAGTGACTATGTGCGCGCCATGCGTGAGATGAACG GGAAGTATGTGGGCTCACGCCCCATCAAGCTGCGCAAGAGCATGTGGAAGGACCGGAACCTGGACGTGGTGCGcaagaagcagaaggagaagaagaaattgGGCCTGAGATAG
- the RBM42 gene encoding RNA-binding protein 42 isoform X3: MAGAGPAPGLPGAGGPVVPGPGAGIPGKSGEERLKEMEAEMALFEQEVLGAPVTGIPTAVPAVPTVPTVEAMQVPAAPVIRPIIATNTYQQVQQTLEARAAAAATVVPPMVGGPPFVGPVGFGPGDRSHLDSPEAREAMFLRRADSALTSAAAGPRPMALRPPHQALVGPPLPGPPGPPMMLPPMARAPGPPLGSMAALRPPLEEPATPRELGLGLGLGLKEKEEAVVAAAAGLEEASAAVAVGAGGAPAGPAVIGPSLPLALAMPLPEPEPLPLPLEVVRGLLPPLRIPELLSLRPRPRPPRPEPPPGLMALEVPEPLSEDKKKGKPEKLKRCIRTAAGSSWEDPSLLEWDADDFRIFCGDLGNEVNDDILARAFSRFPSFLKAKVIRDKRTGKTKGYGFVSFKDPSDYVRAMREMNGKYVGSRPIKLRKSMWKDRNLDVVRKKQKEKKKLGLR; the protein is encoded by the exons ATGGCCGGAGCGGGGCCAGCCCCGGGCCTGCCGGGTGCAGGAGGACCCGTGGTTCCGGGTCCTGGTGCCGGCATCCCTGGAAAGAGCGGCGAGGAACGCTTGAAGGAGATGGAGGCGGAGATGGCCCT GTTTGAGCAGGAAGTTCTGGGGGCTCCCGTAACAGGAATCCCAACTGCCGTGCCTGCGGTGCCCACAGTCCCCACGGTTGAAGCGATGCAAGTCCCAGCAGCTCCTGTGATCCGCCCAATTATCGCGACCAACACATACCAGCAG GTCCAACAGACTCTGGAGGCCCGAGCAGCCGCTGCAGCCACAGTGGTTCCTCCCATGGTGGGTGGCCCGCCTTTTGTGGGTCCAG TTGGCTTTGGCCCTGGTGATCGGAGTCACCTGGACAGTCCAGAGGCTCGAGAAGCCATGTTCCTGCGGCGAGCAG ATTCTGCTCTTACCTCTGCAGCAGCTGGGCCCCGCCCTATGGCCTTGCGGCCCCCTCACCAGGCCCTCGTGGGCCCCCCGCTGCCTGGGCCCCCTGGACCACCTATGATGCTGCCACCAATGGCTCGGGCCCCCGGACCGCCCTTGGGCTCCATGGCTGCGCTGAGGCCTCCTCTG GAAGAGCCAGCAACACCCCGAGAGCTGGGCCTAGGCCTGGGGTTGGgcctgaaagagaaggaagaggctgtGGTGGCAGCAGcggctgggctggaggaggctaGTGCAGCAGTGGCGGTGGGAGCCGGGGGCGCCCCAGCTGGCCCTGCAGTCATTGGGCCCAGCCTGCCACTGGCCCTGGCCATGCCTCTGCCTGAGCCTgaacccctgcccctcccactgGAAGTTGTGCGAGGCCTACTGCCCCCACTGCGCATTCCTGAGCTCCTGTCCCTGCGTCCGAGACCCCGGCCACCTCGGCCTGAACCACCCCCTGGCCTCATGGCTCTTGAG GTGCCGGAACCTCTGAGTGAGGACAAGAAGAAAGGGAAACCAGAGAAACTGAAGCGCTGCATTCgcacagcagctgggagcagctgggaggaccccagCCTGCTAGAGTGGGATGCAG ATGACTTCCGGATCTTCTGTGGGGACCTGGGCAACGAGGTGAACGATGACATCTTGGCCCGAGCCTTCAGCCGCTTCCCATCCTTCCTTAAGGCTAAGGTTATTCGCGACAAGCGCACAGGCAAGACCAAGGGTTATGGCTTTGTCAGCTTTAAGGACCCCAGTGACTATGTGCGCGCCATGCGTGAGATGAACG GGAAGTATGTGGGCTCACGCCCCATCAAGCTGCGCAAGAGCATGTGGAAGGACCGGAACCTGGACGTGGTGCGcaagaagcagaaggagaagaagaaattgGGCCTGAGATAG
- the RBM42 gene encoding RNA-binding protein 42 isoform X2 — protein sequence MAGAGPAPGLPGAGGPVVPGPGAGIPGKSGEERLKEMEAEMALFEQEVLGAPVTGIPTAVPAVPTVPTVEAMQVPAAPVIRPIIATNTYQQVQQTLEARAAAAATVVPPMVGGPPFVGPVGFGPGDRSHLDSPEAREAMFLRRAAVAPQSATILRPAFVPHVLQRAAAGPRPMALRPPHQALVGPPLPGPPGPPMMLPPMARAPGPPLGSMAALRPPLEEPATPRELGLGLGLGLKEKEEAVVAAAAGLEEASAAVAVGAGGAPAGPAVIGPSLPLALAMPLPEPEPLPLPLEVVRGLLPPLRIPELLSLRPRPRPPRPEPPPGLMALEVPEPLSEDKKKGKPEKLKRCIRTAAGSSWEDPSLLEWDADDFRIFCGDLGNEVNDDILARAFSRFPSFLKAKVIRDKRTGKTKGYGFVSFKDPSDYVRAMREMNGKYVGSRPIKLRKSMWKDRNLDVVRKKQKEKKKLGLR from the exons ATGGCCGGAGCGGGGCCAGCCCCGGGCCTGCCGGGTGCAGGAGGACCCGTGGTTCCGGGTCCTGGTGCCGGCATCCCTGGAAAGAGCGGCGAGGAACGCTTGAAGGAGATGGAGGCGGAGATGGCCCT GTTTGAGCAGGAAGTTCTGGGGGCTCCCGTAACAGGAATCCCAACTGCCGTGCCTGCGGTGCCCACAGTCCCCACGGTTGAAGCGATGCAAGTCCCAGCAGCTCCTGTGATCCGCCCAATTATCGCGACCAACACATACCAGCAG GTCCAACAGACTCTGGAGGCCCGAGCAGCCGCTGCAGCCACAGTGGTTCCTCCCATGGTGGGTGGCCCGCCTTTTGTGGGTCCAG TTGGCTTTGGCCCTGGTGATCGGAGTCACCTGGACAGTCCAGAGGCTCGAGAAGCCATGTTCCTGCGGCGAGCAG CTGTGGCCCCCCAGAGTGCCACTATTCTGCGTCCAGCCTTCGTCCCTCACGTGCTGCAGAGAGCAG CAGCTGGGCCCCGCCCTATGGCCTTGCGGCCCCCTCACCAGGCCCTCGTGGGCCCCCCGCTGCCTGGGCCCCCTGGACCACCTATGATGCTGCCACCAATGGCTCGGGCCCCCGGACCGCCCTTGGGCTCCATGGCTGCGCTGAGGCCTCCTCTG GAAGAGCCAGCAACACCCCGAGAGCTGGGCCTAGGCCTGGGGTTGGgcctgaaagagaaggaagaggctgtGGTGGCAGCAGcggctgggctggaggaggctaGTGCAGCAGTGGCGGTGGGAGCCGGGGGCGCCCCAGCTGGCCCTGCAGTCATTGGGCCCAGCCTGCCACTGGCCCTGGCCATGCCTCTGCCTGAGCCTgaacccctgcccctcccactgGAAGTTGTGCGAGGCCTACTGCCCCCACTGCGCATTCCTGAGCTCCTGTCCCTGCGTCCGAGACCCCGGCCACCTCGGCCTGAACCACCCCCTGGCCTCATGGCTCTTGAG GTGCCGGAACCTCTGAGTGAGGACAAGAAGAAAGGGAAACCAGAGAAACTGAAGCGCTGCATTCgcacagcagctgggagcagctgggaggaccccagCCTGCTAGAGTGGGATGCAG ATGACTTCCGGATCTTCTGTGGGGACCTGGGCAACGAGGTGAACGATGACATCTTGGCCCGAGCCTTCAGCCGCTTCCCATCCTTCCTTAAGGCTAAGGTTATTCGCGACAAGCGCACAGGCAAGACCAAGGGTTATGGCTTTGTCAGCTTTAAGGACCCCAGTGACTATGTGCGCGCCATGCGTGAGATGAACG GGAAGTATGTGGGCTCACGCCCCATCAAGCTGCGCAAGAGCATGTGGAAGGACCGGAACCTGGACGTGGTGCGcaagaagcagaaggagaagaagaaattgGGCCTGAGATAG